The Arcobacter porcinus sequence CTAGTTTTAATGATCAAAGAACAAACTTCTTTGAAGGAAATGTTGTAAACTACTCAAAAGGTAGTATAGATTTTGATGACTTCTAGTAGATAATGTCAAATATCTCAAAAATATTTTTAATAATAGCATTTGCATTTACTTTAAATGTTTTTGCAATAATTAATTTTGATTATAAAGAGTATTTTGATGATTCAATAGAGAAAATAGAGATAAAAGAGAGTAAAAGTTTAGTTCAGATAATTTTTGATAAAAGTTTTTATAGCTCTTCAAATTATACAATTGAAAAAAGTAATAATCTTCTATTTATAAGTGGTAATTTTAGTAGCTATAATACTTTAACTGCTCTACAAGAAGCTTTAGATATAAACTTAAGTAAAGATATTAAAATAGATGAGAATAGTAGATTAAATCAAAATATAGTCAATGATATTTATGAAGTAATTAATTTTCTTAAAAATAATATGGAAAATGGATCTAAAATAGTTGTGAACAATGATTTTGCAGTTTTTGAAGGTACACTTGTAAATAATAGATATTCAAATCTTGTTAAGCTTATTGAAAATAAATTAGATAGTAACTATTTTTTGGTAGATATTGATACTTTAGAGTTTAATTAGTATAATATAATAATTTTTTTAAATTATAAATAATCTGAGTTAGCATTGGGGGAAATAATGTTAGATTTTATGAGATATTTGGCAACAGAGCCTATTTTAGTTTTATTAATAGGTATTGTAATTGGATTTATTATTGGTAAAAGCCAGAAAAAAAGATTTAAATCTGTTTCAGGTTCAAAAACTAAAGATAATTATGAAGATAAAAAAGTAAGAATTAATCCAATATTTAATAAAAATGCATCTTTGGATTTTAAACCATCACTTCTTAGTTCATCATCAAAAAAAGATAAATTTACAAAGATAAAAGGAATTGATGAAGAGTTAGAGGCTAAACTATATGATTTGGGTGTTTACCAATATGATCAAATTGCCTTATGGACTAGTAAAAATTGTGAATGGATTGAGAATTTTTTAGGTATTTCAGGGTATATAAAAGAGAATCAATGGCTTGAACAAGCAAAAATTCTTAGAACAGGAAGAGAGACAAATTATAGTCAAAAACTTATAGATGAGGAAAATAAAGAACCTGAAGATATTAGTGAAAACAAAGAAGATAGTAAGATATAGTTTTATATCTTTACTAAATATCTTCCTTTAGTCTTCCCATCTAGCATATTTTTTAATATATCTTTTATATCATTTAGCCCTATCTCTTTTGTTATATAGTCTATATTATCAATTTTATATTTTGTTGCTAAATTATTCCAAGCTTTTTGTTTTTTATCTAAACTACACTCTACACTATCAATACCAATAAGTCTTACTCCTCTTAGAATAAATGGAAAAACATTTGTATTTAGTTCACTTGAGTAAGTAAGACCAAAACATGTAGCTATCCCATCATATTTTAACTGTTTTAAAGAACAAGATAGAATATCTCCACCTACACTATCAATAAGAGCTGAATATCTCTCTTTTAATAGAGCTCTATTTTTATCTTTTAAGAAATCTTCATTTAATATAACTTCATTTGCACCAATATTTTTTAAATAATCAATTTTATCTGCTTTAGAAGATAAGGCTACAATAGTAAATCCAAGTTTCTTTAATATAGATATTGCTAGAGAACTAACACCACCACTTGCACCACTTACTAATACTTCACCATCATTTGGAGACAATCCATTGTTTAGTAATTCATCAATCGCTAGTGCAGCAGTTAAACCAGCTGTTCCATAGCTCATAATCTCTTTATCACTTAAGTTTTCAGGAGTTCTTACTAACCATTTTGATGGTACTTTTACATACTCACAGTGACCACCATTTGTATTCATACCAAAATCATAACCAGTTACTGTTACTCTATTTTCAACTTTAAAATCTTTTGAATTTGATTGAAAAATAGTACCTGTTACATCTATTCCAGTAATATGAGGTAAAACTTTTGTAACTCCACTATTTCCAGTAGAGCTAAGGGCATCTTTATAGTTTAATGAAGAGTAAGATGCTTTTATTATAACTTCATCCTCTTCACAAATTGGAGTATCTATCTCTTTTATTCCAGATATAAAATTTCCTTTGGAATCTTTTTCTACAACAAAAGCTTTCATATATGCTCCTTAGTTTTTTATTAAATCTTTTAAACTATCTTTTGGATTTTTTCCATCTAAGATTAGTTTAACTTCCTTTGCAATTGGAGTGTATATTGTATATTTATTTGATAGCTTTTCAATAGCAGTTGCTGTTTTAACACCTTCAGCTACCTCTTTTAACTCTTCTAAAATAAGTTCTAGACTTTTACCTTGAGCTAATCCAAGACCAACTCTATAATTTCTACTCATAGTTGAATTTGCTGTTAAAAAAAGATCTCCAGCTCCACTAAGTCCTAAAAAAGTAGCTTTTTTTGCTCCAAAATGTTTTCCAAATCTTTGCATCTCAACTAAACCACGAGCTATTAATGAAGCTTGAGCATTTTTACCAAGATTTAAACCTTCACAAATTCCACTTGCTATTGCTAAAACATTTTTATATGCTCCTGCAATTTCAGCTCCAATAATATCTTTACTATAATATGTTTTTATAAAATCTGGGAAGAATTTACTAAATTCATCATATAGCTCTTTTGATTTTGAATTTAGAACCAATGCACAAGGAAGAGCTTTTATAACTTCAGCTGCAAAAGATGGTCCAGAGATAAATCCAATATTTTTATCAGGTACAAAATCTGCATAAATATTATTTAGAAACTCTCCACTACTTGCTTCAATTCCTTTACTTGCAACTAATATTTTTTGATTTTTGAATACGAAATTTTCTTTTAGCCATGCTCTTATTTCTTGAGCAGGAATTGCTATAACTAAATATTCACAAGATAGTGCAAAATCTAAATCTACAAAGTTTTTTATATCTCTTTTTGTTCTTGAACTTATAAAACACTCTTGCTTTGAACTAAGTGCAAA is a genomic window containing:
- a CDS encoding YhdH/YhfP family quinone oxidoreductase, translated to MKAFVVEKDSKGNFISGIKEIDTPICEEDEVIIKASYSSLNYKDALSSTGNSGVTKVLPHITGIDVTGTIFQSNSKDFKVENRVTVTGYDFGMNTNGGHCEYVKVPSKWLVRTPENLSDKEIMSYGTAGLTAALAIDELLNNGLSPNDGEVLVSGASGGVSSLAISILKKLGFTIVALSSKADKIDYLKNIGANEVILNEDFLKDKNRALLKERYSALIDSVGGDILSCSLKQLKYDGIATCFGLTYSSELNTNVFPFILRGVRLIGIDSVECSLDKKQKAWNNLATKYKIDNIDYITKEIGLNDIKDILKNMLDGKTKGRYLVKI
- a CDS encoding NAD(P)H-dependent glycerol-3-phosphate dehydrogenase → MRKGQIAVIGAGKWGQALHFALSSKQECFISSRTKRDIKNFVDLDFALSCEYLVIAIPAQEIRAWLKENFVFKNQKILVASKGIEASSGEFLNNIYADFVPDKNIGFISGPSFAAEVIKALPCALVLNSKSKELYDEFSKFFPDFIKTYYSKDIIGAEIAGAYKNVLAIASGICEGLNLGKNAQASLIARGLVEMQRFGKHFGAKKATFLGLSGAGDLFLTANSTMSRNYRVGLGLAQGKSLELILEELKEVAEGVKTATAIEKLSNKYTIYTPIAKEVKLILDGKNPKDSLKDLIKN